The Desulfovibrio subterraneus genome has a window encoding:
- a CDS encoding energy transducer TonB, protein MFRATLLISCIAIALISLNACTFPAAKRHAEIQSDTQSKEAAPITTEHSAQQNENKIYDIPPEVELWGIVIQQRIKESWHFPRAAIKDQLSTRVRVIISPEGSILDAKIVASSGRADFDASTLRAVADTKVLPKPPSPDISEITINFNSHE, encoded by the coding sequence ATGTTCCGTGCCACGTTATTAATTAGCTGCATAGCCATAGCGCTTATCTCTCTGAATGCCTGCACCTTTCCAGCTGCAAAAAGGCATGCGGAGATACAGAGCGACACACAATCAAAAGAGGCTGCACCAATTACAACGGAGCATTCCGCACAGCAAAACGAAAACAAGATATATGACATCCCCCCCGAAGTAGAACTATGGGGCATCGTCATTCAGCAACGCATAAAGGAGAGCTGGCATTTCCCACGCGCGGCTATTAAGGATCAGCTTTCGACGAGAGTGCGGGTCATTATTTCACCCGAAGGTTCCATTCTCGACGCCAAGATCGTGGCCTCTTCAGGCCGCGCAGACTTTGACGCATCAACCCTGCGTGCGGTAGCGGATACCAAGGTACTTCCCAAACCGCCTTCGCCGGATATTTCGGAAATAACCATCAACTTCAACAGTCACGAATAG
- a CDS encoding HD-GYP domain-containing protein, translating into MKQLYHVRSKTPVAYKPLHAAKQLQGACCPLPSAEHCTTACDEAVSRSLHQFAESLGNAIDAKDPRTSCHSEEVAIIAQAIGQTLGMTCHESDILHIAGHLHDIGKIGVPDRVLQKEGPLNEEEMRLIKMHPSIGANIVQPVQAFSNMTGIQAMILHHHERYDGKGYPFGLGGNAIPRGARIIAAADSLSAMLQDRPYRASMTFDQALEELQRCSGTQFDPLVVQAVLAARQHIHDLVLMLKDSEQAPPCLTSLL; encoded by the coding sequence ATGAAACAACTTTATCACGTCCGCTCCAAGACTCCGGTAGCGTATAAGCCCCTGCACGCCGCAAAACAGCTGCAGGGCGCCTGCTGTCCGCTCCCCTCTGCCGAGCATTGCACAACCGCCTGTGACGAGGCGGTGAGCCGTTCATTACACCAGTTCGCCGAATCTCTCGGCAACGCCATCGACGCCAAAGATCCGAGAACCAGCTGCCATTCAGAAGAAGTGGCCATTATTGCCCAAGCCATAGGCCAAACACTGGGCATGACCTGCCATGAGTCTGACATCCTCCACATTGCCGGCCATCTGCATGATATCGGCAAAATCGGTGTTCCGGACAGGGTGCTCCAGAAGGAAGGGCCGCTTAACGAAGAAGAGATGCGGCTCATAAAGATGCACCCCTCCATCGGGGCCAACATCGTTCAGCCGGTACAGGCTTTTTCGAACATGACGGGCATTCAGGCCATGATTCTACACCATCATGAACGGTATGACGGAAAGGGGTATCCTTTCGGTCTGGGAGGCAATGCCATTCCAAGGGGGGCAAGAATCATTGCAGCGGCGGATTCACTCTCCGCCATGCTGCAGGACAGACCCTATCGCGCGTCCATGACCTTCGATCAGGCTCTGGAAGAACTGCAGCGCTGCTCGGGAACACAGTTCGACCCACTGGTGGTACAGGCGGTGCTTGCTGCCCGCCAGCACATTCATGATCTTGTGCTCATGCTCAAAGACAGCGAACAGGCGCCGCCTTGTCTCACAAGCCTTCTGTAA
- a CDS encoding energy transducer TonB — protein MRFISTLLSLCLHLLLVIGMIYWPASSSKVRLDVPVYQVKLVALSGKRPVGKVAPGNKVAGPVVKPKPEPSPATPPPPAPEPAPAPAPAPKPQPAAKPVPAPKPEPKPDATPISPKKAVVPEAPKVAEQPKPKDDKKDKPDKKSEPDKKPEPQKKPEKKPEKSADDILREALADTSKTVKKAEKQRAVSGQQQLSKELAALQESVSQDKALQDALAEAGEEGIEGPPSDGVVGSIEDLYAIAVQKLVRDNWRFPQMATRDQLTASVRIMLSPEGSILDAKIVASSGRADFDASTLRAVADTKVLPKPPSPDISEITINFNSHE, from the coding sequence ATGCGTTTTATCAGCACGCTGCTCTCCCTCTGTCTGCACCTTCTGCTTGTGATAGGCATGATCTATTGGCCTGCAAGCTCAAGTAAGGTGCGGCTGGACGTTCCTGTATATCAGGTGAAACTGGTCGCGCTTTCGGGCAAGCGTCCGGTGGGCAAGGTTGCGCCCGGCAACAAGGTTGCCGGCCCCGTAGTCAAACCCAAGCCGGAACCTTCTCCCGCCACGCCTCCGCCTCCGGCACCGGAACCCGCTCCGGCCCCTGCTCCGGCTCCCAAGCCCCAGCCTGCGGCCAAGCCTGTTCCCGCACCCAAGCCCGAGCCCAAGCCCGACGCCACCCCCATAAGCCCCAAAAAGGCCGTTGTGCCAGAGGCACCCAAGGTGGCGGAACAGCCCAAGCCCAAGGACGACAAGAAGGACAAGCCGGACAAGAAGTCGGAACCGGACAAAAAGCCCGAACCGCAAAAGAAACCCGAAAAGAAGCCGGAGAAATCCGCCGACGATATTCTGCGCGAAGCGCTGGCAGACACTTCCAAGACCGTCAAGAAGGCCGAGAAACAACGCGCCGTCTCCGGTCAGCAGCAGCTCAGCAAGGAACTTGCGGCGCTGCAGGAATCTGTCTCTCAGGACAAGGCACTGCAGGACGCACTGGCAGAAGCCGGTGAAGAGGGCATTGAAGGTCCGCCTTCCGACGGTGTTGTCGGCAGCATAGAAGACCTGTATGCCATTGCCGTGCAGAAGCTCGTGAGAGATAACTGGCGTTTTCCGCAGATGGCAACCCGTGACCAGCTCACGGCTAGCGTGCGGATAATGCTTTCGCCCGAAGGTTCCATTCTCGACGCCAAGATCGTGGCCTCTTCAGGCCGCGCAGACTTTGACGCATCAACCCTGCGTGCGGTAGCGGATACCAAGGTACTTCCCAAGCCGCCTTCGCCGGATATTTCGGAAATAACCATCAACTTCAACAGTCACGAATAA
- the pal gene encoding peptidoglycan-associated lipoprotein Pal: MRNMKRIGLALFMVLVLAMSFGCAKKQVAATPEQASTVEQAPVETVDSGAMTAEQELAEALNKARMVITDELVYFEFDKFDIKADYRDSLKNKAAVMKKFPQLRVLVEGHCDDRGTEEYNLALGERRARAVKEYLMVLGVSASQIEVVSFGEERPALEGTGEAVWSKNRRAAFKIIK, from the coding sequence ATGCGTAACATGAAACGGATCGGGCTGGCACTTTTTATGGTTTTGGTACTGGCTATGAGCTTCGGCTGTGCCAAGAAGCAGGTAGCTGCTACCCCTGAGCAGGCTTCCACTGTGGAGCAGGCTCCGGTCGAAACTGTTGATTCCGGTGCCATGACCGCCGAACAGGAGCTTGCAGAAGCCCTGAACAAGGCCCGTATGGTTATCACCGATGAACTGGTATACTTTGAGTTCGACAAGTTCGACATCAAGGCTGACTACCGTGACTCCCTGAAGAACAAGGCCGCTGTCATGAAGAAGTTCCCCCAGCTGCGCGTGCTGGTGGAAGGTCATTGTGACGACCGCGGTACTGAAGAATACAACCTTGCACTGGGTGAGCGCCGCGCTCGCGCCGTTAAGGAATACCTTATGGTGCTCGGCGTTTCCGCTTCCCAGATCGAAGTGGTATCTTTCGGTGAAGAACGTCCTGCCCTTGAAGGCACGGGCGAGGCTGTGTGGTCCAAGAACCGCCGCGCTGCCTTCAAGATCATCAAGTAG
- a CDS encoding chloride channel protein — MFSPLKRLWRKYLYLYRNITYVRMLVIGIFLGVLTGIASILFFLGIEYFKHLIQGQWAGMNLPAPAGEAMFHGEGAEHYRPWIIPLSCAVVGLVTGWLVERFLPHSINGMTDGTDAMIKAFHQDRGVIKPCAPLIKGITSIFTIASGGSAGREGPISQIGAGLGSWMADFLGLSVKERRILMLTGAAGGLGAVFRAPLGGALTAIEVIYKEDFESEAILPAVISSVVAYSIFTFAFGTEPMFGIPEFSFSNIFELPFYVILAFACALTGWMYVRTFQYLKYSVFEKMRAKVGIMWTMAAGGLIMGMFGMMYPKVISGGYGWLEQAILGELTITTMVVVVLAKTLATSITLGSGMSGGMFAPALFVGGMTGGVVGFSAHKFYPDVVAQPGGYVLVGMAAFFAGVANAPIGPLVMVCELTQGYGLLAPLMLASAICLVVSRKTSLYENQLENKFESPAHINDATINILEKLHVSDFFQRGRVTILEESITLKALTDIIAGTNEFFFPVKNHDGEITGILSLNDVRNLLYEECLFDLVIVGELARPPITLEENDDLYTALLKFVDSDLGQIPVIKDNDPHTILGLINRADVFRAYTTHLRVIQAEE, encoded by the coding sequence ATGTTCAGTCCCCTGAAGCGTCTCTGGAGGAAGTATCTCTACCTCTACCGCAACATAACATATGTGCGGATGCTGGTTATCGGGATATTTCTGGGGGTGCTCACAGGTATCGCCTCCATTCTTTTCTTTTTAGGTATTGAATATTTCAAGCATCTCATTCAGGGGCAATGGGCCGGAATGAATCTGCCTGCCCCGGCTGGAGAAGCCATGTTCCATGGAGAAGGTGCCGAGCACTACCGCCCGTGGATCATACCGCTTTCCTGTGCCGTTGTAGGGCTGGTCACCGGCTGGCTGGTTGAACGTTTTCTGCCGCACTCCATCAATGGCATGACCGATGGCACAGATGCCATGATCAAGGCCTTCCATCAGGACAGAGGGGTTATCAAGCCCTGTGCTCCCTTGATCAAGGGCATCACCTCCATTTTTACCATTGCCTCCGGCGGATCCGCCGGTCGTGAAGGGCCAATTTCACAGATCGGTGCGGGCCTCGGTTCATGGATGGCGGATTTTCTGGGACTTTCCGTCAAGGAACGGCGCATTCTCATGCTCACGGGGGCTGCCGGTGGTCTTGGGGCTGTGTTCCGCGCACCGCTCGGGGGAGCACTCACAGCCATCGAAGTGATCTACAAGGAAGACTTCGAATCGGAAGCGATTCTGCCTGCAGTCATTTCTTCGGTGGTGGCCTATTCGATTTTTACCTTTGCGTTTGGCACTGAGCCGATGTTCGGCATTCCCGAATTTTCGTTCAGCAATATCTTTGAACTGCCGTTTTACGTCATCCTCGCCTTTGCATGTGCCCTTACCGGCTGGATGTATGTACGTACGTTCCAGTACCTCAAGTATTCCGTATTCGAGAAGATGCGTGCCAAGGTAGGCATCATGTGGACCATGGCCGCTGGCGGCCTGATCATGGGCATGTTCGGCATGATGTATCCCAAGGTTATTTCCGGCGGCTACGGCTGGCTTGAGCAGGCCATTCTGGGCGAGCTGACCATTACCACGATGGTTGTGGTGGTGCTGGCAAAAACGCTGGCAACGTCCATAACGCTTGGGTCAGGTATGAGCGGCGGCATGTTTGCACCGGCTCTCTTTGTGGGCGGCATGACAGGCGGGGTTGTAGGCTTCAGTGCGCACAAGTTCTATCCGGATGTCGTGGCCCAGCCCGGGGGATACGTGCTGGTGGGCATGGCCGCGTTCTTTGCAGGCGTAGCCAATGCGCCCATCGGCCCGCTGGTTATGGTCTGCGAACTGACGCAGGGCTATGGTCTGCTTGCGCCGCTCATGCTTGCTTCGGCCATCTGTCTTGTCGTGAGCCGCAAGACCTCGCTCTATGAGAATCAGCTGGAAAACAAGTTCGAATCTCCTGCGCATATCAACGACGCCACCATCAATATTCTTGAAAAACTTCACGTGTCAGACTTTTTCCAGCGTGGTCGCGTGACCATTCTGGAGGAATCCATCACGCTTAAAGCCCTGACCGATATCATCGCCGGAACGAACGAGTTCTTCTTTCCGGTCAAGAACCACGATGGTGAAATAACCGGTATTCTGTCGCTCAACGACGTGCGTAATCTGCTGTACGAAGAATGCCTGTTCGATCTTGTTATCGTGGGTGAGCTGGCCAGACCGCCTATCACCCTGGAAGAGAACGACGATCTTTACACCGCCCTGCTCAAGTTCGTGGACAGCGATCTGGGGCAGATTCCCGTTATCAAGGATAACGATCCCCACACTATTCTCGGCCTTATCAACAGGGCTGACGTATTCAGGGCGTATACGACGCACCTGCGGGTCATTCAGGCCGAAGAGTAG
- a CDS encoding ExbD/TolR family protein, whose translation MGASVGNSKGFVAEINVTPFVDVMLVLLIIFMVTAPLMTQGLEVDLPQTQTVEVLPTDSEHLVMTIRRDGAMFLDEYPVTFDDLEGHIIRLVKEQNKQLFLRADREVPYGVVVQAMGHIKAAGIANLGVVAEQPDEPKDQKKTK comes from the coding sequence ATGGGAGCTTCTGTCGGAAACAGCAAGGGCTTTGTGGCGGAAATCAACGTCACGCCCTTCGTTGACGTCATGCTGGTTCTGCTGATCATTTTCATGGTCACAGCACCGCTCATGACGCAGGGACTTGAAGTGGACCTGCCCCAGACCCAGACCGTTGAAGTGCTGCCTACGGACAGTGAACACCTCGTCATGACCATCCGCCGCGACGGCGCCATGTTCCTTGACGAATACCCTGTCACCTTCGACGATCTGGAAGGACACATCATCCGTCTGGTCAAGGAACAGAATAAACAGCTTTTCCTGCGTGCAGACAGGGAAGTGCCTTACGGCGTCGTGGTTCAGGCCATGGGGCATATCAAGGCAGCAGGCATAGCCAACCTTGGTGTGGTAGCGGAACAGCCCGACGAACCCAAGGACCAGAAGAAAACCAAGTAG
- a CDS encoding TolC family outer membrane protein: MSLRILKSMRAVGMAVCLCLSGLVMGDVALAGETSLRDSVMATLKQHPYLQSMGKVKDAAEQDYKQARGGFFPKLDASAQYGAESYSDAATRRSQNDNDVTDRMDASLTATQLLWDGHATEGRTDAALAGMRSAESQFVDVADTLGLDAVIAHVSVYRQQLLVALAQDNVSEHKDILASMEERERVGAGSLADVTQTRGRLARAMTTLSATRNELNAAVANYYRLTGDAPKELALAELPGAVPANVDAAAKDTLNNNPKLTSLMAEVDRAVQTVVQNEANYYPEFNLKASSGFTQNADASETYTKKDQLMVTMDWNLFNGGSDVAGVQAAKSRKLAAELNLRDMRDSLMESVAASWSQYEAAREQVSLYEEAVEYNRQTRDMYAQQFTVGQRSLLDVLDAENELFNTQSQLVTAQMNVVIGGFRLLTLSGNILPALEIDKKEYSQKSM; encoded by the coding sequence GTGAGTTTGCGAATTCTCAAATCCATGCGCGCGGTGGGCATGGCTGTCTGTCTGTGTCTGAGCGGCTTGGTAATGGGTGACGTGGCGTTGGCTGGTGAGACCAGCCTGAGAGACAGTGTTATGGCCACCCTGAAGCAGCATCCCTATCTCCAGTCCATGGGAAAGGTGAAGGATGCTGCGGAACAGGATTATAAGCAGGCCCGGGGCGGCTTCTTCCCCAAACTGGACGCCAGCGCTCAGTACGGGGCGGAATCCTACAGCGATGCAGCTACCCGCAGGTCACAGAACGACAACGATGTGACGGACCGTATGGATGCAAGCCTTACAGCCACACAGCTTCTCTGGGACGGTCATGCGACCGAGGGCCGTACTGATGCCGCGCTGGCTGGCATGCGGTCTGCCGAGAGCCAGTTTGTGGATGTGGCTGATACCCTGGGGCTGGATGCTGTCATTGCGCACGTTTCTGTCTACAGACAGCAGCTGCTGGTTGCACTGGCACAGGACAACGTTTCCGAACACAAAGATATTCTGGCATCCATGGAAGAGCGTGAACGAGTCGGGGCGGGCAGCCTTGCAGATGTGACGCAGACCCGTGGACGCCTTGCCCGGGCCATGACAACGCTTTCTGCCACCAGAAACGAGCTCAATGCGGCCGTGGCAAACTATTATCGTCTGACCGGTGATGCTCCCAAGGAACTTGCACTTGCCGAATTGCCCGGTGCTGTTCCGGCCAACGTTGATGCGGCAGCCAAGGATACCCTGAACAACAACCCCAAGCTTACTTCGCTGATGGCGGAAGTGGACAGGGCTGTGCAGACGGTTGTGCAGAACGAGGCTAACTATTATCCGGAGTTCAACCTCAAGGCTTCTTCCGGCTTTACGCAGAATGCGGATGCTTCCGAAACCTACACCAAGAAGGATCAGCTCATGGTAACCATGGACTGGAATCTCTTCAACGGTGGTTCGGACGTTGCCGGTGTGCAGGCGGCCAAGTCCCGCAAACTGGCTGCCGAACTGAACCTGCGTGATATGCGCGATTCTCTTATGGAAAGCGTGGCAGCAAGCTGGAGCCAATATGAGGCCGCCCGCGAGCAGGTGAGCCTGTATGAAGAAGCTGTGGAATACAACCGCCAGACCCGCGACATGTACGCCCAGCAGTTCACCGTCGGCCAGCGCAGCCTGCTGGATGTGCTTGATGCCGAGAATGAACTCTTTAATACGCAGAGCCAGCTTGTTACCGCCCAGATGAATGTGGTGATCGGCGGTTTCCGCCTGCTTACCCTGAGCGGCAATATTCTTCCTGCGCTGGAAATTGATAAGAAGGAATACAGCCAGAAGTCCATGTAA
- a CDS encoding bifunctional riboflavin kinase/FAD synthetase, with protein sequence MEIARELQEISIDLSRGCCVTIGNFDGVHNGHRKLIRRTMEKAAKLGLPSVVVTFCPHPLKVLAGAHAAPLITDYEKKLDLFEALGVDLVLMLEFTKALAGMEPEQFVREVLVEGLHMKELVVGYDYSFGKGRKGNFELLSELGARFGYATERLDPVIIDGAIVSSTRIRDMIKAGRVWYVRPLMDRFYVVRGTVVHGMDRGGKLLGFPTANMRVRDELHPMPGVYATWAEVDGKVYKAVTNIGTNPTFGNDEISVETFIMDFDQDIYGWELRLNFVTRLRDEKKFGSLDELVAQITKDISLARQILETPEAQL encoded by the coding sequence ATGGAAATCGCACGAGAATTACAGGAAATTTCCATAGATCTTTCACGAGGCTGTTGTGTGACCATCGGAAACTTTGATGGTGTGCACAACGGTCATCGCAAACTTATTCGCCGCACCATGGAAAAGGCAGCAAAGCTGGGGCTCCCCAGCGTTGTCGTTACCTTTTGTCCTCATCCGCTCAAGGTGCTGGCCGGAGCGCACGCAGCTCCCCTGATTACCGATTACGAAAAAAAGCTCGACCTCTTCGAGGCGCTGGGCGTTGATCTTGTATTGATGCTGGAGTTCACAAAGGCCCTTGCGGGTATGGAGCCTGAGCAGTTCGTGCGCGAAGTGCTGGTTGAGGGGCTGCATATGAAGGAGCTGGTTGTCGGTTACGACTATTCCTTCGGCAAGGGGCGCAAGGGCAACTTCGAGTTGCTCAGCGAGCTGGGTGCCAGGTTCGGGTATGCCACGGAACGGCTTGACCCTGTCATCATAGACGGTGCCATCGTCAGCTCCACCCGCATCCGCGATATGATCAAGGCCGGCAGGGTCTGGTATGTCCGTCCTCTCATGGATCGTTTTTACGTCGTGAGAGGGACCGTGGTGCATGGCATGGACCGTGGCGGCAAGCTGCTCGGGTTTCCCACGGCCAACATGCGCGTACGCGACGAACTGCATCCCATGCCCGGCGTGTACGCAACGTGGGCAGAGGTGGATGGCAAGGTCTACAAGGCCGTGACCAACATCGGGACCAATCCTACCTTCGGCAACGACGAAATCAGTGTTGAAACCTTCATCATGGATTTCGATCAGGATATTTATGGCTGGGAACTGCGGCTGAATTTTGTCACCCGCCTGCGTGACGAGAAAAAGTTCGGCAGCCTTGATGAGCTTGTGGCGCAGATTACCAAGGACATTTCCTTGGCGCGCCAGATTTTGGAAACTCCCGAGGCCCAGCTGTAG
- the tolQ gene encoding protein TolQ: MGDSNVFMLLWQATFVVKCVLALLIIMSITSWSLMFQKWFHLSAARAKAEKGLADFQAAKDLREAVQSLGSDATSPVYSVAQEGVAEYNRLRELGSNSDILADNVRRALRQGVSMQTSKMGTSLSFLATCANSAPFIGLFGTVWGIMHSFHSIGQMKTATLAAVAPGISEALVATAIGLAVAIPATMGYNLFLGMLNGIEVQLVNFAGAFLNRVQRELGATRPASQTVARIPGEKR; the protein is encoded by the coding sequence ATGGGCGATTCCAATGTCTTTATGCTGCTGTGGCAGGCAACTTTCGTTGTAAAATGCGTGCTTGCCCTGCTGATCATCATGTCCATCACCAGCTGGTCCCTCATGTTCCAGAAATGGTTTCACCTGAGCGCCGCCCGCGCCAAGGCGGAAAAGGGACTTGCCGACTTCCAGGCCGCCAAGGATCTGCGCGAAGCCGTGCAGTCTCTGGGCAGCGACGCCACCTCGCCCGTGTACAGCGTGGCGCAGGAAGGCGTGGCCGAATACAACCGCCTGCGCGAGCTGGGCAGCAATTCCGATATTCTCGCGGACAACGTGCGCCGCGCGCTGCGTCAGGGTGTGAGCATGCAGACATCAAAGATGGGCACATCGCTGTCCTTCCTTGCCACCTGCGCAAACTCCGCCCCCTTCATCGGACTGTTCGGAACGGTTTGGGGCATCATGCACTCCTTCCATTCCATCGGGCAGATGAAGACTGCAACCCTTGCTGCAGTTGCCCCCGGCATATCCGAAGCCCTTGTCGCCACCGCCATCGGCCTGGCCGTGGCCATTCCCGCCACCATGGGCTACAACCTGTTCCTCGGCATGCTCAACGGCATTGAAGTGCAGCTGGTCAACTTTGCCGGTGCCTTCCTCAACCGTGTTCAGCGCGAACTCGGCGCTACCCGTCCCGCCTCCCAAACCGTCGCCCGCATTCCCGGCGAAAAGCGCTAG
- a CDS encoding NAD(P)-dependent oxidoreductase gives MELKTVGWIGTGVMGKSMCGHLMKAGYAANVYNRTPEKAADLVAAGARLCATPAEVAANSDVVFTIVGFPTDVEQVYFGPEGIISNARKGTVVVDMTTSKPALAQAIAAEAQAHGVEALDAPVSGGDLGARNATLAIMVGGSQAVYEKVLPFFNAMGKTIQLMGPAGAGQHTKMCNQILIAGTMIGVVESLLYAARAGMDHDAVIDIIGSGAASSWSINNLGRRIAKGDYDPGFYIKHFVKDMGIALEEARAMKLALPGLALVHQLYVAAQGQGLENLGTQGLYKACLTVNGLQ, from the coding sequence ATGGAATTGAAAACAGTGGGCTGGATCGGAACCGGAGTCATGGGAAAGTCCATGTGCGGACATTTGATGAAGGCCGGTTATGCAGCCAATGTATATAACCGTACTCCCGAAAAGGCTGCCGACCTTGTGGCTGCGGGGGCCAGACTGTGTGCCACGCCTGCCGAAGTGGCAGCAAACAGCGATGTCGTGTTCACCATTGTCGGTTTTCCCACGGATGTTGAACAGGTGTATTTCGGGCCTGAAGGCATCATCAGCAATGCCCGTAAGGGTACTGTCGTGGTGGATATGACCACGTCGAAACCCGCACTTGCGCAGGCCATTGCCGCAGAAGCGCAGGCACACGGCGTGGAGGCTCTGGATGCGCCTGTTTCCGGCGGTGATCTAGGTGCGAGAAATGCCACGCTGGCCATCATGGTGGGCGGCAGTCAGGCTGTGTACGAGAAGGTGCTGCCCTTCTTTAACGCCATGGGTAAGACCATCCAGCTCATGGGACCCGCAGGGGCAGGCCAGCATACCAAGATGTGCAACCAGATACTCATAGCCGGAACCATGATCGGCGTGGTGGAATCGCTGCTCTATGCCGCCCGTGCGGGAATGGATCACGATGCCGTCATAGATATCATCGGCAGCGGTGCAGCAAGCTCCTGGTCCATCAACAACCTTGGCCGTCGTATTGCCAAGGGCGACTACGATCCCGGCTTCTACATCAAGCATTTCGTCAAGGACATGGGCATAGCGCTGGAAGAAGCGCGGGCCATGAAGCTGGCGCTTCCCGGCCTTGCTCTGGTGCATCAGCTGTACGTGGCTGCGCAGGGGCAGGGGCTGGAGAATCTCGGCACGCAGGGCCTCTACAAGGCCTGCCTCACCGTGAACGGGCTGCAGTAG
- a CDS encoding PD40 domain-containing protein, with the protein MKHLRTTFLLIVTLALTVLQAHARSLEVDIYGPGQGALNLVTAEPLGSAGPAGPITGAPVMGSQLKKLIDGNLYYLPFLNVVEGGTILGGNRLAGFKAPDVDMRRYQLAGVDLLITAGWPTPAPGKSPSVELRVYEVLSGKLVLGKAYYDITPEMLPRVADRFCADFMKALTGRGDFFLSTLAFVKKAGKTQKDIWSVHATGRDLRQLTKLKGLSLSPSWSPDGRYIIFSHIGDRYHSLGVWDRLTRRVQHIKFPGNTIIGPTFLPNNKVAVSLASGGNPDIYLLNHIFQKESTLIENWAIDVSPSFDATGTKMAYVSSRRGNPHIFLKDLKTGSDERVTREGKYNTNPSISPDGELVAFSRMVDGQHRIFVLDLVTGREKQVTFGPGNDEMPAFAPDGYFLAFSSSRTGQYKIYLTTRHGGDPRLVPTGPGEDTMPSWGFVPE; encoded by the coding sequence ATGAAACATCTCAGAACGACCTTTCTCCTAATCGTAACCCTCGCCCTGACGGTGCTGCAGGCCCATGCGCGTTCGCTCGAAGTGGATATCTACGGACCGGGTCAGGGCGCTCTGAATCTGGTCACCGCAGAACCGCTCGGCAGTGCCGGACCGGCCGGACCCATTACCGGGGCACCTGTCATGGGTTCCCAACTCAAGAAGCTGATCGACGGCAACCTCTACTACCTGCCCTTCCTCAACGTGGTGGAAGGCGGCACGATTCTCGGTGGCAACCGGCTCGCCGGATTCAAGGCCCCCGATGTGGACATGCGCCGCTACCAGCTGGCAGGTGTTGACCTGCTCATCACCGCGGGCTGGCCTACCCCTGCACCGGGCAAGTCTCCCAGCGTGGAGCTGCGCGTGTACGAAGTGCTTTCCGGCAAACTTGTTCTCGGCAAGGCCTACTACGATATCACGCCTGAAATGCTGCCCCGCGTTGCAGACCGCTTCTGCGCCGATTTCATGAAGGCACTCACGGGACGGGGAGATTTCTTCCTCTCCACCCTCGCTTTCGTAAAAAAAGCCGGCAAAACCCAGAAAGACATCTGGTCCGTGCATGCCACCGGCCGCGATCTGCGTCAGCTCACCAAGCTGAAGGGCCTGAGCCTTTCGCCTTCGTGGTCGCCTGACGGCCGCTACATCATCTTCAGCCACATCGGCGACCGCTACCACTCCCTCGGGGTGTGGGACCGCCTCACGCGCCGTGTGCAGCATATCAAGTTCCCCGGCAACACCATCATCGGCCCCACCTTCCTTCCCAACAACAAGGTGGCCGTGAGCCTTGCTTCCGGCGGCAACCCCGATATCTACCTGCTGAACCACATCTTCCAGAAGGAATCCACGCTGATTGAAAACTGGGCCATTGACGTTTCGCCCTCCTTCGATGCCACCGGCACGAAGATGGCCTACGTTTCCAGCCGCAGAGGCAATCCGCACATCTTCCTGAAAGATCTGAAGACCGGCAGCGACGAGCGTGTAACCCGCGAAGGCAAATACAACACCAACCCCAGCATCTCGCCCGACGGTGAGCTGGTGGCCTTTTCCCGCATGGTGGACGGGCAGCACCGCATCTTCGTTCTGGACCTCGTTACCGGCCGTGAAAAGCAGGTAACCTTCGGTCCGGGCAACGATGAAATGCCCGCATTTGCCCCCGACGGATACTTTCTGGCATTTTCCTCAAGCAGGACAGGCCAGTACAAGATATACCTGACAACGCGCCACGGCGGAGACCCCCGCTTGGTGCCCACCGGACCCGGTGAAGACACCATGCCTTCATGGGGATTCGTTCCTGAATAA